A genomic window from Macaca mulatta isolate MMU2019108-1 chromosome 19, T2T-MMU8v2.0, whole genome shotgun sequence includes:
- the P2RY11 gene encoding P2Y purinoceptor 11 (The RefSeq protein has 2 substitutions compared to this genomic sequence), producing the protein MAANVSDAKSCPANFSAAADHILSGFQEDFLWPILVVQFLVALASNGLALYRFSTREQRPWYPAVVFSVQLAVSDLLCALTLPPLAAYLYPPKHWRYGEAACRLERFLFTCNLLGSVIFITCISLNRYLGIVHPFFTRSHLRPKHAWAVSAAGWVLAALLAMPTLSFSHLKRPQQGVGNCIVARPEACIKCLGTAGHRLEAYRAYSLVLAGLGCGLPLLLTLAAYGALGRAVLRSSSMTVAEKVRVAALVASGVALYASSYVPYHVMRVLNVDARRRWSTRCPSFADVAQATAALELGPYVGYQVMRGLMPLAFCVHPLLYMAAVPSLGCCCRHCPGYKDSWNPEDAKNTGQALPLNATAASKPSEPQSHELSP; encoded by the exons ATGGCAGCCAACGTCTCAG ATGCCAAGTCCTGCCCTGCCAACTTCTCGGCAGCTGCCGACCACATCCTCAGTGGGTTCCAGGAAGACTTCCTGTGGCCCATACTGGTGGTTCAGTTCCTGGTGGCCTTGGCCAGCAATGGCCTGGCCTTGTACCGCTTCAGCACCCGGGAGCAGCGCCCGTGGTACCCCGCCGTGGTCTTCTCAGTCCAGCTGGCAGTCAGTGACCTGCTCTGCGCCCTGACGCTGCCCCCGCTGGCCGCCTACCTCTATCCCCCCAAGCACTGGCGCTATGGGGAGGCCGCATGCCGCCTGGAGCGCTTCCTCTTCACCTGCAACCTGCTGGGCAGCGTCATCTTCATCACCTGCATCAGCCTCAACCGCTACCTGGGCATCGTGCACCCCTTCTTCACCCGCAGCCACCTGCGGCCCAAGCACGCCTGGGCCGTGAGCGCCGCCGGCTGGGTCCTGGCCGCCCTGCTGGCCATGCCCACACTCAGCTTCTCCCACCTGAAGAGGCCACAGCAGGGGGTGGGCAACTGCATCGTGGCCAGGCCCGAGGCCTGCATCAAGTGTCTGGGGACAGCAGGTCACAGGCTGGAGGCCTACAGAGCATACAGCCTGGTGCTGGCGGGGCTGGGCTGCGGCCTGCCGCTGCTGCTCACGCTGGCAGCCTATGGCGCCCTCGGGCGGGCTGTGCTACGCAGCCCGAGCATGACTGTGGCCGAGAAGCTGCGTGTGGCAGCGCTGGTGGCCAGTGGCGTGGCCCTCTACGCCAGCTCCTACGTGCCCTACCACGTCATGCGTGTGCTCAACGTGGATGCTCGGCGGCGCTGGAGCACCCGCTGCCCGAGCTTTGCAGACGTGGCCCAGGCCACAGCAGCCCTGGAGCTGGGACCCTACGTGGGCTACCAGGTGATGCGGGGCCTCATGCCCCTGGCCTTCTGTGTCCACCCGCTGCTCTACATGGCCGCGGTGCCCAGCCTGGGTTGCTGCTGCCGACACTGCCCTGGCTACAAGGACAGCTGGAACCCAGAGGACGCCAAGAACACTGGCCAAGCCCTGCCCCTCAATGCCACAGCTGCCTCTAAACCGTCGGAGCCCCAGTCCCATGAGCTGAGCCCGTGA